CGTCGGCGTGCGTATGGCGCGCGTCGGCTTCTTTGGGGTCGGAATACTCGAGCCCGACGTCAGCACCGGTTTCTTCGACGATGTACTCGGCGAGTTCTTCGATCGTAATAGTTCCCGTCGAGCCGACGTTCATGACCGCTCCGTCGGCCGCGTCGGTCTCGAGGAGTGCGAGGTTCGCTTCGACGATATCGTCGATGTAGGTGAAATCGCGGGTCTGCTGGCCGTCGCCGTAGATCACGGGTGGTTCGCCGTTCAGACAGCGCGAAGTGAAGTTCGTTATCGCCATGTTCGGTCGCATTCGGGGGCCGTAGACGGTGAAGTACCGAAGACTGACCGTCGGGAGGTCGTAGACCTCATCCCAGACCCGACAGTAGTGTTCGGCCGTGAGTTTCGTCACGCCGTAGGGACTCTGCGGGACGTTCTGGTGGTCCTCGTCGTACGGAAGGTACTCGACCGCCCCGTAGACGGACGAGGACGATGCGTTGACGACCCGCTCGA
Above is a window of Natronorubrum tibetense GA33 DNA encoding:
- a CDS encoding GDP-mannose 4,6-dehydratase, yielding MNVLVTGGAGFIGSHISEGLLESSHDVVALDILDPYYDLGIKERNIERCRELGGERYEFIEGSITDEELVREVVAGHDIEFVYHQAAQAGVRTSVENPKKPHEINTTGLLNLLLAADDHGVERVVNASSSSVYGAVEYLPYDEDHQNVPQSPYGVTKLTAEHYCRVWDEVYDLPTVSLRYFTVYGPRMRPNMAITNFTSRCLNGEPPVIYGDGQQTRDFTYIDDIVEANLALLETDAADGAVMNVGSTGTITIEELAEYIVEETGADVGLEYSDPKEADARHTHADVSKARELIDYEPSRDIREGVSQFVDWYRENRDWYEPLVLNS